A genomic stretch from Plasmodium cynomolgi strain B DNA, chromosome 8, whole genome shotgun sequence includes:
- a CDS encoding hypothetical protein (putative), translated as SEKLKKQFLTFEEGKDLVTSTLKTGRGLEILNKAISEKNLLRNAFRKIKIINKKEDEEKRSVCNGICIVQREIKSPIAKALNEFYREVKTNAHFKRNKVRVKFFTAFKKIYGLFKIETACKLYVRKLLKRFLVKRCVDCPGRNGRNTKGGNKFLTCEGGDHCLQYITSCDTSKAYTYFKHTRGIFKKKIPPKCTH; from the coding sequence AGCGAGAAATTGAAGAAACAGTTCCTAACCTTTGAGGAGGGGAAAGACCTCGTCACGAGCACCCTCAAAACAGGGAGGGGACTTGAAATTTTGAACAAGGCGAtcagcgaaaaaaatttgctacGAAATgcttttcgaaaaataaaaattattaacaaaaaagaagatgaagaaaaacgaagcGTCTGCAACGGGATATGCATCGTACAAAGGGAAATTAAATCCCCAATTGCAAAAGCGCTTAACGAATTTTATCGCGAGGTTAAAACGAATGCACATTTCAAGCGTAACAAAGTGCgagttaaattttttacagcCTTTAAAAAGATATATGGGCTATTCAAAATTGAGACAGCGTGCAAATTGTACGTTCGGAAGTTATTAAAGCGATTTTTGGTCAAACGATGTGTTGATTGTCCTGGTAGGAACGGTAGGAACACAAAGGgaggaaacaaatttttgaCATGCGAAGGGGGAGACCACTGCCTGCAGTATATTACCAGTTGTGACACCTCCAAAGCGTACACATACTTTAAACATACGCGtggcatttttaaaaaaaaaattccccccaAATGCACACAT
- a CDS encoding regulator of nonsense transcripts (putative): protein MDNTFDYNQIDVDDFDDFYNFCTLKEKEKKKNGKKISEQFFERDVKNGENGTDDGDGEDSTDNSSVDTTTINNEKVHSLQERNSCGDRTSNRYVSISSEDYEQDKKKMYEDYNARRKYPREGSQYSNSNCDSYSCSVDMTCVSKGNKEKPKYFRCRYCEMDSVDSVVQCNTCSRWFCNGSYGTCGSHIVTHLVRSKHKEIKLHKKSLLGETILECYNCGCKNVFLLGFLPTPEEGVVVIICRDPCLARCISLSGKDQGRGEMEQEEVNQNGGKPNGGKPIEEKPTGGKPNGKGNAADLKDPPERETRKEKKKALPYEDFHAEEEPIGTDEDDVASTKEDTDMVKNKGYLSSDDFGYMSEQEKGSDGEGSSIGAFAAKKKSQSGKEKTEEDVIQKEDVIQKEDVIPKEDANPKEDSEAVSSYCASVGNNLKELIKMKDWDLNKWQPVIEDRCLLEWLVNIPTAEEAERKGKRTTSYNVNKLEELWKNKKDVYIDELDAEILNDEPVKVELRYKDAYHYQSIFAPLIQLEADYDKSIKEGQKQANVTVRWDIGLNKKRYAHFIYVKEESELRLVAGDELKLSYTYPDGTIWSCEGHISRIHNTEEIALELRTSSTANGPWVNNITTGYTVEFVWKSTAYDRMQLALNEFAQDSYSVSGYLYHKLLGHEVTEESLNYYKTALSNQVHGKRTQRIVNYSAPNLAALNHSQIDAIKKSLVSPLSLIQGPPGTGKTLTCATLVYHLSKTKMGKVLVTAPSNVAVDQLSVRIHKTGLKVVRLCAKSREYVPSIADYLYLHNQMKLLKSDIGEELNKLLELKEEVGELSQKDERRLKKLIFFAEYKILLEADVICTTCVGAMDKRLKRFRFSQVLVDEATQSTEPECLVPLVTGAKQIVLVGDHCQLGPIIVCKKAANAGLGKSLFERLVMLGITPFRLEVQYRMHPALSEFPSYVFYDGCLQNGITLKEREYPLKDFPWPNPKCPMFFYNSTGLEEMSASGTSYLNRAEASNMEKLVRTLINCGLKPTQIGVITPYEGQRAYITSLFQKNISYQHSTEIEVASVDAFQGREKDFILLSCVRSNKKLGIGFLNDPRRLNVALTRAKYGLIICGNAKVLSRHHVMIKRSYNSNETITNVNSVWINLLSQFKKKDLIVEGCLSNLKPMNIHIPTPTKQPSRYINFSYFLPNERPLRGGAFSGKSRSRSRSRSRSGGSDRSGRSGRSGRSGRSGRSERSDGSHPGSDDCKTQNSSSFMRMNMSNLSYCSDEVMNKDFLSYMHQRQGGGGKQVVKSYINNLSQHSQFNDYSVVNKNYPSDRFPSYEHAPSLSNSTNKYASQNLICYNNSSVSLDRNRLANNLLDSSFRENFGGSFVRNSDMFPYLFHYGHNRDSSSLHNGQGAHGSYESHGSHRSHGSHGLHESHGLHGLHGSHESHRLHTGKNAHGSHNPRKPRSTGAHHGEIKQNRVNTAELRRYRNRNV from the exons ATGGATAACACATTCGACTACAACCAAATAGATGTGGACGATTTTGACGacttttacaatttctgTACCttaaaggagaaggagaaaaaaaaaaatgggaaaaagatTTCGGAGCAGTTTTTCGAGAGGGAtgtgaaaaatggagaaaacggGACAGACGACGGAGACGGAGAAGACAGCACGGATAACTCCTCAGTAGACACCACGACCAT CAATAACGAAAAGGTGCATTCCCTCCAGGAGAGAAACAGCTGTGGGGACCGCACTTCCAACAGGTATGTTAGCATATCGAGCGAGGACTACGAacaggataaaaaaaaaatgtacgaagATTACAATGCCAGGAGGAAGTACCCAAGGGAGGGAAGCCAGTACTCGAACAGCAACTGTGACAGTTACAGCTGTAGTGTTGACATGACATGCGTCAGTAAgggaaataaagaaaagccCAAATATTTTAGATGTCGTTACTGTGAAATGGATTCTGTGGATAGTGTGGTTCAGTGCAACACCTGCAGTCGATGGTTCTGCAATGGGTCCTATGGCACGTGTGGTAGCCATATTGTTACGCATCTGGTGAGATCCAAGCACAAGGAAATTAAACTGCATAAGAAAAGCCTACTGGGGGAAACCATCTTAGAGTGCTACAACTGTGggtgcaaaaatgtgtttctGTTGGGCTTTCTACCCACCCCCGAGGAGGGAGTCGTCGTCATTATATGCAGGGACCCTTGCTTAGCCAGGTGCATATCGCTGAGTGGGAAGGATCAGGGGAGGGGCGAAATGGAGCAAGAGGAGGTGaaccaaaatggggggaagccaaatggggggaagccAATCGAGGAGAAGCCAACCGGGGGGAAGCCAAATGGGAAGGGAAACGCCGCTGACCTGAAGGACCCCCCGGAGAGAGAGActaggaaggaaaaaaagaaagcccTCCCGTACGAAGATTTCCACGCGGAAGAGGAGCCAATTGGCACGGATGAAGATGACGTTGCCAGCACGAAGGAAGACACGGACATGGTAAAGAACAAGGGCTATCTAAGCAGCGACGATTTTGGCTACATGAGTGAGCAGGAGAAGGGGAGCGACGGGGAAGGAAGTTCCATTGGGGCGTTTGcggcgaagaagaagagtcaaagcggaaaggaaaaaacggaggagGATGTGATCCAGAAGGAGGACGTGATCCAGAAGGAGGATGTGATCCCTAAGGAGGATGCGAACCCGAAGGAGGACTCTGAGGCTGTAAGCAGCTATTGCGCAAGTGTAGGAAACAATTTAAAGGAACTGATAAAGATGAAAGATTGGGATTTGAATAAATGGCAACCAGTGATTGAAGACAGGTGTCTACTAGAATGGCTAGTAAACATCCCCACagcggaagaagcagaaagaaaggggaaaagaaccACATCGTATAATGTAAATAAGTTAGAAGAGctatggaaaaataaaaaagatgtaTATATAGATGAGCTAGATGCAGAGATCCTAAATGATGAACCCGTTAAGGTAGAGCTAAGGTATAAAGACGCATACCATTATCAGTCCATCTTTGCACCATTAATTCAGTTGGAGGCAGATTATGATAAATCCATAAAGGAGGGTCAGAAGCAAGCTAATGTAACAGTCCGTTGGGATATAggattgaataaaaaaaggtatgcCCACTTTATTTACGTGAAGGAGGAAAGTGAACTAAGGTTAGTAGCAGGAgatgaattaaaattgtcatatacaTACCCAGACGGAACGATATGGAGTTGCGAAGGACATATTTCTAGGATTCACAACACGGAGGAAATAGCCTTAGAATTAAGAACCTCTAGTACGGCTAATGGGCCATGGGTAAATAACATAACGACAGGGTACACAGTCGAGTTTGTTTGGAAAAGTACAGCATATGATCGAATGCAGTTAGCTTTAAATGAATTTGCACAAGACTCCTACTCAGTTAGTGGGTATTTGTATCATAAACTACTAGGACATGAAGTCACAGAGGAGTCACtaaattattacaaaacGGCATTGAGCAATCAGGTGCATGGGAAGAGAACTCAACGTATTGTAAATTATTCTGCCCCTAACTTAGCTGCACTTAATCACTCACAAATTGATGCTATAAAGAAAAGCTTGGTTTCTCCCTTGTCTCTAATTCAAGGACCACCAGGCACAGGAAAAACGTTAACCTGTGCTACTCTGGTGTATCATTTGTCCAAAACGAAGATGGGAAAAGTATTAGTCACTGCCCCGAGTAACGTTGCTGTAGATCAGCTTTCTGTAAGGATACACAAAACTGGACTAAAGGTAGTACGTCTATGTGCCAAGAGTAGAGAGTACGTACCCAGCATAGCAGATTATTTATACCTCCATAATCAAATGAAATTACTAAAATCAGATATAGGAGAAGAACTGAACAAGTTGCTTGAATTGAAGGAAGAAGTTGGAGAGTTATCACAAAAGGATGAAAggagattaaaaaaattaattttttttgcagaatataaaatattgcTAGAGGCAGATGTGATATGTACTACCTGTGTTGGTGCTATGGATAAACGATTGAAACGTTTCCGATTTAGTCAAGTGTTAGTTGATGAAGCGACACAGTCAACAGAGCCGGAGTGTTTAGTACCCCTCGTGACAGGAGCCAAACAGATTGTACTGGTTGGAGACCACTGCCAATTAGGTCCCATAATAGTTTGTAAAAAGGCAGCCAATGCAGGGTTGGGAAAGAGTCTATTCGAACGATTAGTTATGTTAGGCATTACGCCCTTTAGGTTAGAAGTCCAATATCGTATGCATCCAGCATTAAGTGAATTCCCATCATACGTCTTCTATGATGGTTGTCTCCAAAATGGGATAACTTTGAAGGAGAGAGAATATCCACTAAAGGATTTCCCATGGCCGAATCCAAAATGTCCtatgtttttttacaactctACGGGGTTGGAAGAAATGTCTGCTTCTGGGACGAGCTACTTAAACAGAGCAGAAGCATCCAATATGGAGAAGCTAGTGAGGACTCTCATAAATTGTGGCTTGAAGCCAACCCAAATAGGGGTGATAACACCATACGAAGGACAAAGAGCTTACataacttccctttttcagaAAAACATTTCATATCAACATTCCACAGAAATAGAAGTAGCATCTGTAGATGCATTtcaaggaagggaaaaagacTTCATCCTTCTCTCCTGTGTTCGATCGAACAAGAAATTAGGAATCGGCTTTTTAAATGACCCAAGGAGGTTAAATGTAGCATTGACGAGGGCCAAGTATGGATTAATCATATGTGGTAATGCGAAGGTACTGTCCAGACATCACGTTATGATAAAAAGATCTTATAACTCGAATGAGACGATCACGAATGTGAACTCCGTGTGGATTAATCTCCTCAGTCAGTTTAAGAAGAAGGACTTAATCGTGGAGGGGTGCTTATCCAATTTGAAGCCGATGAACATTCATATACCGACCCCGACCAAGCAGCCGTCGAGGTACATCAACTTTAGTTACTTCCTGCCCAACGAGAGGCCCCTCCGGGGTGGCGCATTTTCCGGAAAGAGCCGAAGCAGGAGCAGGAGCAGGAGCAGAAGCGGTGGGAGTGATagaagcgggagaagtggcagaagcgggagaagtggcagaagcgggagaagtgAACGGAGCGATGGAAGCCACCCTGGCAGTGACGACTGTAAGACCCAAAACAGCAGCTCGTTTATGCGCATGAATATGTCGAACCTTAGCTACTGCAGTGACGAGGTCATGAACAAGGACTTCCTCAGTTATATGCATCAAAGGCAGGGTGGAGGAGGGAAGCAGGTAGTAAAATCTTACATAAACAATTTGAGTCAGCACTCCCAATTCAATGACTACTCTGTCGTTAATAAAAACTACCCAAGTGACAGGTTCCCCAGTTATGAGCACGCCCCTTCTCTTTCGAATAGCACGAACAAGTATGCCAGCCAAAATTTGATATGCTACAATAACAGCAGTGTGAGTTTGGATCGGAATCGTTTAGCCAACAATTTGTTGGATTCCAGTTTTAGAGAAAACTTCGGCGGCAGCTTCGTGAGGAACTCAGATATGTTTCCGTACCTGTTTCACTATGGCCATAACAGGGACTCCTCCAGTCTGCACAACGGGCAGGGCGCGCACGGATCGTACGAATCGCACGGATCACACAGATCGCACGGATCGCACGGATTGCACGAATCGCACGGATTGCACGGATTGCACGGATCGCACGAATCGCACAGATTGCACACTgggaaaaatgcacatgGGTCACATAATCCGCGTAAGCCGCGCAGTACTGGCGCCCACCACGGGGAGATTAAACAGAACCGCGTCAACACAGCAGAACTAAGGAGATATCGAAATAGAAATgtatga
- a CDS encoding DnaJ protein (putative), which produces MDIEKCKCYYEILNVESTATVEEIKKSYKKIILQYHPDKNSHLTEEEQKRCTNIFRRIQEAYECLVDERRRKWYDKNRVRIIAGKESEEKREQNRQARRRSGSVGGSSESSVGGGATSGINIWEYFSNSCYEGFNDKDEKSFYNVYRKLFEEIIKEENDELIKKFDYSYEYMKMFEQENRHVRRNLKKVAEKRSLKERKEFNENVRSLVEHLKKHDVRYLNRVVEIAEEKRKKVEEKERQRREQMLQRKFLFEQNEEKREEAEGEAQWDKAAAEEGEEPCGDSWCSQQGDNEKGGREGERHRADGRGQRIYDSHGEGGEDGEDRGEDKNNDNPYGEIIYRCEVCRKNFKSMKQYNSHEKSKKHVSNFLNHAKRYAVGGLFGVGGAQPQGKRLDGQMGGQVGDVMDDQMEGQMDDHMEDQMDDHMDGQMSDQMEGQMSDQMDGQMSDQMEDPNKPQSDNSDGCPEKRTPKSKTKKKKDKKSTAPVKNLPERINSASESSHLDEDFLSWYKGKKRHRNKLVHAEEEGDVSEATESLQREGSPQQGDSPQQDDSPQQDDSPQQDDSPQQDDSPQQDDSAQQDDSAQRDDSAQQEKVPSQAANATDSSDDYVSSKRKKKLLKKKKKEGINRKEKEEKNLEEPKEDSKDISGKANSKSKIKESTKSLVCKMCRETFDSRNKLFAHIQKEGHAANKVVADVPAKVNKNKKGNSKREKLP; this is translated from the exons ATGGATatagaaaaatgcaaatgctACTACGAAATATTAAACGTTGAAAGCACGGCTACAgtggaggaaataaaaaagagttacaaaaaaattattcttcaGTATCACCCAGATAAGAATTCCCATTTGAcagaggaggaacaaaaaagatgCACCAATATATTTCGACGAATTCAGGAAGCATATGAATGTTTGGTGGAtgagaggaggaggaaatggTATGACAAAAATCGTGTGCGAATTATTGCAGGAAAggaaagtgaagaaaagagGGAACAAAACAGACAAgcacgaagaagaagtggaagcgTCGGAGGAAGCAGTGAGAGCAGCGTCGGAGGAGGAGCTACCTCAGGTATAAACATTTGGGAATATTTCAGCAACAGTTGTTATGAAGGATTTAATGATAAAGAcgaaaaaagtttttataatgtgtacagaaaattatttgaagaaataataaaagaagaaaatgatgaactAA ttaaaaaatttgattactcttatgaatatatgaaaatgtttGAACAAGAAAATAGACATGTAAGacggaatttaaaaaaagttgcagaAAAGAGAAGCTtaaaggaaaggaaggagTTTAACGAAAATGTGAGATCTTTGGTGGAACATTTGAAGAAGCATGATGTGAGGTACCTTAACAGGGTTGTGGAGATTGCTGaggagaagaggaaaaaggtTGAAGAGAAGGAGAGGCAGCGTAGAGAACAGATGCTTCAGAGGAAATTTCTGTTTGAGCAGAATGAGGAGAAACGGGAGGAAGCCGAGGGAGAGGCACAATGGGATAAGGCGGCGgcggaggagggggaagaaccaTGTGGCGATTCTTGGTGTAGCCAACAGGGTGACAACGAGAAAGGAGGCCGTGAAGGGGAGCGGCACCGTGCTGATGGAAGGGGCCAAAGGATCTACGACTCCCATGGTGAAGGGGGTGAAGATGGAGAAGACCGTGGGGAGGACAAAAATAACGACAACCCCTACGGCGAAATCATCTACAGGTGCGAAGTGTGCAGGAAGAATTTTAAAAGCATGAAGCAGTACAACTCGCACGAGAAGTCCAAGAAGCACGTGAGCAACTTTTTGAACCACGCCAAGAGGTACGCCGTGGGGGGCCTTTTCGGCGTCGGGGGGGCCCAGCCGCAGGGTAAGCGGTTGGACGGTCAGATGGGCGGTCAGGTGGGAGATGTGATGGATGATCAGATGGAGGGTCAGATGGATGATCATATGGAAGACCAGATGGATGATCATATGGACGGTCAGATGTCAGACCAGATGGAGGGCCAGATGTCAGACCAGATGGACGGTCAGATGTCAGACCAGATGGAAGACCCAAATAAGCCACAGAGTGACAACTCGGATGGGTGCCCAGAGAAGAGAACCCCAAAGtcgaaaacgaaaaaaaagaaagacaaAAAGAGCACGGCACCTGTGAAGAACCTACCCGAGAGGATCAACTCCGCCTCGGAGTCTTCACACCTGGATGAAGATTTCTTGTCATGGtacaaagggaagaagcgccATCGAAACAAATTGGTGCATGctgaggaagaaggggacgTGTCGGAGGCAACAGAAAGTTTGCAGCGGGAGGGGTCTCCTCAGCAGGGCGATTCTCCTCAGCAGGACGATTCTCCTCAGCAGGACGATTCTCCTCAGCAGGACGATTCTCCTCAGCAGGACGATTCTCCTCAGCAGGACGATTCTGCACAGCAGGACGATTCTGCACAGCGGGACGATTCTGCACAGCAGGAGAAGGTCCCCTCGCAGGCCGCAAATGCAACGGACTCGAGCGACGACTACGTATCCTctaagcggaaaaaaaaattgctaaaaaaaaaaaaaaaagaaggcattaacaggaaagaaaaggaagaaaaaaacctGGAGGAGCCGAAGGAAGACAGTAAGGACATAAGCGGAAAAGCAAACtcgaaaagtaaaataaaagaaagtACAAAAAGTTTGGTGTGTAAAATGTGCAGGGAAACATTTGACTcgagaaataaattatttgcacACATACAGAAGGAAGGGCATGCAGCAAATAAAGTTGTTGCTGATGTGCCTGCAaaggtgaataaaaataaaaagggcaACAGTAAGAGGGAGAAATTGCCGTAA
- a CDS encoding hypothetical protein (putative) gives MNSGRKFIINKCIFLIFSKISPMLCGAEKRKLHDEIVEHVKSSKLINYPVDKTCINLFYISKEIDKLISARSAFVSGGDQKRSHITLQSCLNLYYFLITSAKLKKITFLHRKVLEYVEQRIATSLQIKGVESADEKYIPYSIHIKNEKSVSHLVAELSTDCAAYLKKINGVKIRYLTIDRNQIKIDEEWKQKHQCAFNRKKLKIPISKHNYEFILNGVTEPALREKVLTLLNSPYENKGINRDVIKILRKRYDVATKLGYRNWVHYSMSHFTSEKGKYEKLRDFFNLVKGKVDRDYARVSANMGKLLSSSAEGVSQPSDRYGLHQDRRELRRDRISPLRDKPTMHDWSYYYNKSVNKLDEYFVNTFFPHGHVWKNFIEIVSRIYNFSYEEVQEKGVTKKWPKGSLVYRIERRSGNHCIGANTHLNESLVRSRVGESPRREVPSGDSLLGYMYIVPYIEITIKDYFRVPSMNCLSNTCLISTGHVVVDYKFIGTMPIEKKLFSCSEILTLFHEFGHAYHLLLLSRRYGLYQFSNMPLDYAEFFSHMNEHLVNNFSVLHALSNKADNNSKINEDIFKSIKFDSSRLANIYTHAVIDYEIHDLNPYDFFANHLDDNRGEVAHDRAYGDDSLVPFYNLIGSYLPYKIGSSYSIHSTSFPYHFSCYYAGSVLSYLLAEMRVLMNISTADLSIKRNSSLVAFQKKFYAIVAQDFIGSSGWPGSSVIDCALANRNLLA, from the exons ATGAACTCAGGAAGGAAGttcattataaataaatgcatttttctcattttttcgaaaatatcGCCTATGTTATGTGGggcggaaaaaagaaaactgcATGACGAAATTGTGGAGCACGTAAAGAGTTCCAAGCTGATCAACTATCCTGTAGACAAAACatgcataaatttattttacatatcGAAAGAAATTGACAAGCTGATCAGTGCGCGAAGTGCATTCGTATCGGGGGGTGACCAGAAAAGAAGCCACATCACTCTGCAGAGCTGCTTAAATTTGTATTACTTCCTAATCACATCTGCAAAGTTGAAGAAGATCACTTTTTTGCACAGGAAAGTTCTTGAATATGTGGAGCAAAGAATTGCCACGAGTCTACAAATCAAGGGGGTCGAAAGTGCGGATGAGAAATACATTCCGTATAGTAtccacataaaaaatgagaaatcgGTTAGCCACTTGGTGGCCGAGCTGAGCACAGACTGCGCTGcgtatttgaagaaaatcaACGGCGTTAAGATAAG ATACCTAACAATAGACAGAAACCAAATAAAGATAGACGAAGAATGGAAGCAGAAACACCAGTGCGCATTTAACAGAAAGAAGCTAAAAATTCCGATAAGTAAGCACAActatgaatttattttaaacgGAGTAACAGAACCGGCGTTAAGGGAAAAGGTGTTGACTCTTCTTAACAGCccttatgaaaataaaggcaTAAATAGAGACGTAATAAAAATTCTGAGGAAGAGGTACGATGTAGCGACGAAGCTTGGGTATAGAAACTGGGTACACTATTCAATGTCTCATTTCACAAGTGAGAAAGGGAAGTACGAAAAATTAAGGGACTTCTTTAATTTAGTCAAGGGGAAGGTGGATAGAGATTATGCACGTGTGAGTGCTAACATGGGGAAGTTACTCAGTTCGTCAGCTGAGGGGGTCAGTCAGCCGAGCGATCGATATGGCCTGCACCAGGACAGACGCGAATTGCGACGTGATAGAATCTCCCCTCTTCGTGATAAACCCACCATGCACGACTGGAGCTACTACTACAACAAAAGTGTGAACAAGTTAGACGAATATTTCGTGAATACCTTCTTCCCTCACGGGCACGTATGGAAGAACTTCATCGAAATAGTTTCGCGCATTTACAATTTCTCCTATGAGGAGGTGCAGGAGAAGGGTGTCACGAAGAAGTGGCCCAAGGGGAGTCTCGTGTATAGGATTGAGCGGAGGAGTGGTAACCATTGCATCGGTGCCAATACACACTTAAACGAATCACTAGTACGAAGTCGAGTTGGAGAGAGTCCCAGAAGGGAAGTCCCCTCCGGTGATAGTCTGCTAGGCTATATGTACATAGTACCCTACATAGAAATAACGATTAAGGATTATTTTAGAGTCCCCTCAATGAACTGCCTATCGAACACCTGCCTGATATCTACAGGGCATGTAGTGGTggattataaatttattgggACTATGccaatagaaaaaaaactgttcagTTGTTCAGAAATTCTAACCCTATTTCATGAATTTGGACATGCTTAtcatttgttattattatcaaGGAGATATGGTTTATATCAGTTTTCGAACATGCCATTGGATTATGCggagtttttttctcacatgAATGAACACCTGGTGAATAACTTCAGTGTGTTACACGCTTTATCAAATAAGGCAGATAATAATtccaaaataaatgaagacaTATTCAAGTCGATTAAATTTGACTCTTCTCGGTTGGCTAACATTTACACGCATGCAGTGATAGATTACGAGATCCATGATTTAAACCCTTACGATTTTTTTGCCAACCATTTGGATGACAATCGTGGTGAAGTTGCACATGACCGTGCATATGGCGATGATTCGTTAGTCCCTTTTTACAACCTCATTGGAAGTTACCTTCCGTACAAAATTGGATCTAGCTATTCCATACACTCGACAAGCTTCCCGtatcatttttcttgttatTATGCGGGCTCTGTTTTGAGCTACTTATTGGCTGAGATGCGGGTCCTCATGAACATATCGACTGCTGACTTGTCCATCAAGCGGAACAGTTCTCTGGTTGCTTTTCAGAAAAAGTTTTACGCCATTGTGGCACAGGATTTTATTGGCTCGTCCGGTTGGCCTGGCTCCTCCGTGATCGACTGCGCGCTGGCCAACAGGAATTTGCTGGCCTGA
- a CDS encoding hypothetical protein (putative), translating into MNDNNEHLLLFYDAYKDNRNKWGIGLNKLNLQIDNYKTNRTKLFLYVLWNLLIFIYILEFLVNLFFLLSMSHGNLVSKSILSFSLLDSILVILLTSQGVHAYSNDKSTELQKCAKYFHVLSIWCSVKLLLYIFVAILSFALLPPEKINHLFYFYGTKGVYFNYFIEIVITVNVIKSVLTFFTGQKIQYIFSCIRTSTILKSKIRKDLEKQSFLFEDHTYGTFMTDLRE; encoded by the exons atgaacgATAACAACGAGCACCTACTACTATTCTATGATGCGTATAAAGATAACAGAAACAAATGGGGAATCGgattaaacaaattaaaccTCCAAATAGACAACTACAAAACAAACAGAACCAAATTATTTCTATATGTATTATGGAacctcctcatttttatatatatacttgaGTTTTTGgttaacttattttttcttctatctATGTCCCATGGTAATCTGGTGAGCAAAAgtattctttctttttctctcttgGATTCCATTTTAGTTATCCTTTTGACAAGCCAAGGAGTACATGCTTACTCGAATGATAAGTCCACAGAACTACAAAAGTGCGCCAAATATTTCCATGTTTTGAGCATTTGGTGCTCCGTCAAATTGCTACTCTATATCTTTGTCGCCATTCTCTCCTTTGCTCTCCTTCCCCCTGAGAAGATCAACcaccttttttacttttatggGACCAAGGGGGTTTACTTTAACTACTTTATAGAAATAGTTATAACTGTGAATGTGATCAAGTCCGTGTTAACGTTCTTCACTG gacaaaaaattcaatacATCTTCAGCTGCATCAGGACGTCCACCATCCTAAAGAGTAAAATTCGCAAAGACCTCGAAAAGCAGTCCTTCCTATTTGAAGACCACACCTACGGGACATTCATGACTGACTTGCGCGAGTGA